A region from the Salidesulfovibrio onnuriiensis genome encodes:
- a CDS encoding CBS domain-containing protein translates to MKKINTLIDAPTVITAHANADFDALAAMVAASKLYPDSVLIFPGSQEKTLRNFYIQSMTYLFNFKNFKDIDPDSVKLLVVVDTRQRSRLPHVRPLLDKEGLVIHTYDHHPDSDEDLEAYKSVVLPWGSTTAILVRDMIEREVELSAEEATVLGLGIYEDTGSFGFSSTTPHDFTAAAWLCEKGMDLEAISDLLSRELSAEHIGYLGQLLDNAKTHDFNGVEVVLTEISTDSFIPDFAFLVHKMMDVEDIQVVFAMGRMGDRIHVVARSKNPEVNVGKICSSIGGGGHAYAASATIKDKTLAEVRDDLFALFYSEINPTVVVKGLMSIPPKYIEETATMHEADELMSRFGLKGVPVVGKDSMQCVGLLEHKIADKAVGHGLEEMPVSEYMITNFQAVDPEAALYQVMEIILNKRQRLLPVVEHDALVGVITRTDLVNLLVEEPARIPDSLKPGQRRERSINSHVRNRLPEAVVQLLKTAGDLAAEMGWELYAVGGFVRDILLGKANLDIDLVVEGDGIAFARAFVDKMGGRVKAHKKFKTAVCVLDDGQRIDVATARLEYYQYPAALPTVELSSIKMDLYRRDFTVNALALRLNPGKFGQLVDFFSAEKDIKNRQIRVLHSLSFVEDPTRILRAIRFERRFGFTIGGQTMRLIKNALQLNLFNRLSGSRISHELQLIMEEENPLDVLNRMEELKLLEAIHPLLKLTTERVRVLMELEKVYNWYKLLYLEDRADSWKIYFLGMTMGTSREEASQITARLFFSKREEREFLALRDQIGDALMKLMGWKEKVSPLSKLYSILHPIPLEGVLFLMARSKKEEIRRNISQYLARLRYESIDMDGNDLLEMGIPEGPVFTKILDRIMAAKLDGKVETRKDQLAMALRLKKQYKSEWMADG, encoded by the coding sequence ATGAAGAAGATAAATACATTAATTGATGCCCCCACCGTCATCACGGCGCACGCCAACGCCGATTTCGACGCCCTGGCCGCCATGGTCGCGGCCAGCAAGCTCTATCCGGATTCCGTGCTCATTTTTCCGGGCAGTCAGGAAAAAACGCTCAGGAATTTTTACATCCAGAGTATGACCTATCTTTTCAATTTCAAGAACTTTAAGGACATAGATCCTGATTCCGTCAAGCTGCTCGTGGTGGTCGATACCCGCCAGCGTTCCCGCCTGCCTCATGTGCGTCCCCTGTTGGACAAGGAAGGTCTGGTCATCCATACCTATGATCATCATCCCGATTCGGACGAGGATCTCGAGGCCTATAAAAGTGTCGTGCTTCCGTGGGGTTCCACCACGGCCATCCTGGTCAGGGACATGATCGAGCGGGAGGTGGAGCTGAGCGCCGAGGAGGCCACCGTGCTGGGGCTCGGCATTTATGAGGACACCGGTTCCTTCGGATTTTCCTCCACGACCCCGCACGACTTCACTGCCGCAGCCTGGCTGTGCGAAAAGGGCATGGACCTGGAGGCCATTTCGGATCTTCTGAGCCGGGAGCTCTCCGCCGAGCATATCGGGTATCTCGGCCAATTGCTGGACAACGCCAAGACCCATGATTTCAACGGCGTCGAGGTGGTGCTTACCGAGATCAGCACGGATTCCTTCATTCCGGATTTTGCGTTTCTGGTGCACAAGATGATGGATGTGGAGGACATCCAGGTGGTTTTCGCCATGGGGCGCATGGGCGACCGCATTCACGTGGTGGCCCGCTCCAAGAACCCGGAAGTCAATGTGGGCAAGATATGCTCCTCCATTGGAGGCGGCGGGCACGCCTATGCCGCCTCGGCCACCATCAAGGACAAGACCCTGGCCGAGGTCAGGGACGACCTCTTCGCCCTGTTCTATTCCGAAATCAATCCCACCGTGGTGGTCAAGGGGCTCATGTCCATACCCCCGAAATATATCGAGGAAACCGCCACCATGCACGAGGCGGACGAACTCATGAGCCGTTTTGGGCTCAAGGGCGTTCCTGTGGTGGGCAAGGATTCCATGCAGTGCGTGGGGCTGCTCGAGCATAAGATTGCGGACAAGGCCGTGGGGCATGGTCTGGAGGAAATGCCCGTCAGCGAGTACATGATCACCAATTTTCAGGCCGTTGATCCTGAGGCGGCCCTGTACCAGGTCATGGAGATCATACTCAACAAGCGCCAGCGGTTGCTTCCCGTGGTGGAGCACGACGCGTTGGTGGGGGTGATCACCCGCACGGATCTCGTCAATCTGCTGGTGGAGGAACCGGCCCGTATCCCGGATTCCCTCAAGCCAGGCCAGCGCAGGGAGCGCAGCATCAACTCCCATGTGCGCAACCGCCTGCCCGAGGCCGTGGTGCAGCTGCTCAAGACCGCTGGGGATCTTGCCGCGGAGATGGGCTGGGAACTTTATGCCGTGGGTGGTTTTGTCCGCGATATTCTGCTTGGCAAGGCCAACCTGGACATCGATCTGGTGGTGGAAGGCGACGGCATTGCCTTTGCCCGGGCCTTTGTGGACAAGATGGGGGGACGGGTCAAGGCGCACAAGAAGTTCAAGACGGCGGTGTGCGTGCTGGACGATGGGCAGCGCATCGACGTGGCCACGGCCCGCCTGGAGTATTACCAGTACCCTGCCGCCCTGCCTACGGTGGAGCTTTCCTCCATCAAGATGGACCTGTACCGGCGGGATTTCACGGTCAATGCCCTGGCCCTGCGTCTCAATCCCGGCAAGTTCGGGCAGCTGGTGGACTTTTTCAGCGCGGAAAAGGACATCAAGAACAGGCAGATACGCGTGCTCCATTCCCTGAGCTTCGTGGAGGACCCCACCCGCATCCTGCGGGCCATCCGTTTCGAGCGGCGTTTCGGGTTCACCATCGGCGGCCAGACCATGCGCCTGATCAAAAACGCCCTGCAGCTCAATTTGTTTAACCGTCTTTCCGGAAGCCGCATCAGCCATGAGCTTCAGTTGATCATGGAAGAGGAGAATCCCCTCGATGTGCTCAACCGCATGGAAGAGCTCAAGCTGCTCGAGGCCATTCATCCCCTGCTCAAGCTCACCACTGAACGCGTCCGGGTCCTCATGGAGCTGGAAAAGGTCTACAACTGGTATAAGCTGCTTTACCTGGAGGACCGGGCCGACTCGTGGAAGATCTATTTCCTGGGCATGACCATGGGCACCAGCCGCGAGGAGGCTTCCCAGATCACTGCCCGCCTTTTCTTTTCCAAGCGCGAGGAACGGGAGTTCCTGGCCCTGCGGGACCAGATAGGGGATGCGCTCATGAAGCTCATGGGTTGGAAGGAGAAGGTTTCGCCATTGAGCAAGCTCTACTCCATTTTGCATCCCATTCCGCTGGAGGGAGTGCTGTTCCTCATGGCCCGCAGCAAGAAGGAGGAGATCCGCAGGAATATTTCCCAGTATCTGGCGCGGCTGCGGTATGAATCCATCGATATGGACGGCAATGACCTCCTGGAGATGGGCATTCCCGAGGGGCCGGTCTTCACCAAGATTCTCGACAGGATCATGGCGGCCAAGCTCGATGGAAAGGTGGAAACGCGCAAGGATCAGCTCGCCATGGCTCTGCGTTTGAAAAAGCAATATAAATCCGAATGGATGGCTGACGGCTAG
- the xerD gene encoding site-specific tyrosine recombinase XerD — protein MVNTRQSSVSPSHPWVDRFLEFLLIEKGLSENSLAGYTADLIALLSFLERKSFELKDITQRELSLYLIFLRSRGLQSRSMARHLAAIRGLFGFAVEEGWIREDPSALLENPKLSRKLPEFLTREEISRMLALPDPETLLGLRDRAMLELLYAAGLRVSELIDLRVLDYDAQVGLLKVFGKGAKERLVPVHYTAQEVLNMYVQDVRPRFRPAEDFMFLNRSGKGLTRQGVWKLIKKYAQQAGIKRSISPHTFRHSFATHLLEGGADLRTVQLLLGHADISATEIYTHVQSERLMALHREFHPRSGL, from the coding sequence ATGGTGAACACCAGGCAAAGCAGCGTTTCTCCAAGCCATCCCTGGGTGGATAGGTTTCTGGAGTTTTTGCTTATCGAAAAAGGGCTCAGCGAGAACAGTCTGGCCGGATATACCGCGGACCTTATCGCCCTGCTCTCTTTTCTGGAGCGGAAATCCTTTGAACTCAAGGATATCACCCAGAGAGAACTTTCGCTTTACCTGATTTTTCTGCGTTCGCGTGGATTGCAGAGCCGTTCCATGGCCCGGCATCTTGCCGCCATCCGCGGGTTGTTCGGGTTTGCCGTGGAAGAGGGCTGGATCAGGGAAGACCCTTCTGCCCTGCTGGAAAATCCCAAGCTTTCGCGCAAGCTGCCGGAATTTTTGACCCGGGAGGAGATTTCCCGCATGCTCGCCCTGCCCGACCCCGAGACGCTGCTGGGCCTGCGCGACAGGGCCATGCTCGAGTTGCTTTACGCCGCCGGGCTTCGTGTTTCCGAGCTTATTGATCTGCGCGTGCTGGATTATGACGCCCAGGTGGGACTGCTCAAGGTCTTTGGCAAAGGCGCCAAGGAGCGCCTGGTGCCGGTGCATTACACGGCCCAGGAGGTGCTGAACATGTACGTGCAGGATGTGCGGCCCCGTTTCAGGCCTGCCGAGGACTTTATGTTCCTGAACCGTTCGGGCAAGGGCCTGACGCGCCAGGGAGTTTGGAAGCTGATCAAGAAATATGCGCAGCAGGCCGGGATTAAAAGAAGTATTTCTCCGCACACCTTCCGCCATTCCTTTGCAACCCACCTGCTGGAAGGCGGTGCCGACCTGCGCACCGTGCAGTTGCTGCTCGGCCATGCGGATATCAGCGCCACCGAGATCTACACGCATGTTCAATCCGAGCGGCTTATGGCATTACACAGGGAGTTCCATCCCCGGTCAGGACTGTAA
- a CDS encoding LL-diaminopimelate aminotransferase — protein sequence MPEFKLADRLATLPPYLFAAIDKAKAEVAAKGMDIISLGIGDPDLPTPEFIIDALYQGAKKPVNHRYPSYVGMLAFRQAVADWYKERFNVDLDAQTEVVSLIGSKEGIAHFPLAFVNPGDTVLVATPNYPVYGIATEFAGGTVEYLPLLEENDFLVDLDAIDNDTWQKAKMIFVCYPNNPTAAVATRDFYKRLVEKAKEFNVIVVSDAAYTEIYYDPANKPLSIMEIEGAKDVAIEFHSLSKTYNMTGWRVGMAVGNPTLISGLGKIKENVDSGIFQAVQEAGIAALQKGEPHAEKFRAIYKERRDVVCDALAKVGIQHRVPEASFYIWSKVPEGYTSSEFVTNVLKQTGVVLTPGNGFGTPGEGYFRISLTVNNDLLKEAVSRISKL from the coding sequence ATGCCCGAATTCAAACTTGCCGACCGTCTGGCGACCCTGCCGCCGTACCTCTTTGCCGCCATCGACAAAGCCAAGGCAGAAGTGGCCGCCAAGGGAATGGACATCATAAGCCTCGGAATCGGAGACCCGGACCTGCCGACCCCGGAATTCATCATCGACGCACTGTACCAGGGCGCCAAGAAGCCGGTGAACCACAGGTATCCCTCCTATGTAGGCATGCTGGCCTTCCGCCAGGCCGTTGCCGACTGGTACAAGGAACGCTTCAACGTGGACCTGGACGCCCAGACCGAGGTGGTCAGCCTCATCGGCTCCAAGGAAGGCATCGCGCATTTCCCGCTGGCCTTCGTGAACCCCGGTGACACGGTTCTGGTCGCCACCCCGAACTATCCGGTTTACGGCATTGCCACGGAATTCGCGGGCGGCACCGTGGAATACCTGCCGCTGCTGGAGGAAAACGATTTTCTGGTGGACCTGGACGCCATCGACAACGACACCTGGCAAAAAGCCAAGATGATCTTTGTCTGCTACCCGAACAACCCCACGGCAGCCGTGGCAACCAGGGACTTCTACAAGCGGCTCGTTGAAAAGGCCAAGGAATTCAACGTAATCGTCGTTTCCGACGCCGCCTATACCGAAATCTACTACGATCCGGCCAACAAACCCCTTTCCATCATGGAGATCGAAGGGGCCAAGGATGTGGCCATCGAATTCCACTCCCTGTCCAAGACCTACAACATGACCGGCTGGCGCGTGGGCATGGCCGTGGGCAACCCGACGCTCATCAGCGGGTTGGGCAAGATCAAGGAAAACGTGGATTCCGGCATTTTCCAGGCCGTGCAGGAGGCGGGCATCGCCGCGCTGCAGAAAGGCGAACCTCACGCCGAGAAATTCCGCGCCATCTACAAGGAACGCCGGGACGTTGTCTGCGACGCCCTTGCCAAAGTCGGCATCCAGCACCGCGTCCCTGAAGCATCATTCTACATCTGGTCCAAGGTTCCCGAAGGGTACACATCGTCCGAATTCGTAACCAACGTCCTGAAACAGACAGGCGTGGTACTCACTCCGGGCAATGGCTTCGGCACGCCGGGCGAGGGCTATTTCCGCATTTCGCTCACCGTGAACAACGATCTGCTTAAGGAGGCGGTATCACGGATATCCAAACTGTAA
- the folK gene encoding 2-amino-4-hydroxy-6-hydroxymethyldihydropteridine diphosphokinase codes for MQTVKVYASLGSNQGAPEENLNEALARLETYGEDITLTRMSEYYETEPQDKTDQPWFLNQVVELEVDPEIWSPEGLLSAFQAIEAQMGRQRTEPKGPRPIDIDMLLWEGLEQQTGYLDLPHPGMLQRAFVLVPLKEIAPDLKIGGKKLDQLLAKIDYKIEGKKIWQSQPEQ; via the coding sequence ATCCAAACTGTAAAGGTCTATGCCAGCCTCGGCTCCAACCAGGGAGCCCCCGAGGAAAACCTGAACGAGGCGCTGGCAAGACTGGAAACCTACGGCGAAGACATCACGCTGACGCGCATGTCCGAGTATTACGAGACCGAACCCCAGGACAAGACCGACCAGCCCTGGTTCCTGAACCAGGTGGTGGAGCTTGAGGTCGATCCCGAGATCTGGTCTCCGGAAGGGCTGCTGTCCGCATTCCAGGCCATTGAGGCCCAGATGGGCAGGCAACGCACCGAACCGAAAGGGCCGCGCCCCATAGACATCGACATGTTGCTGTGGGAAGGGCTTGAGCAGCAGACCGGCTACCTGGACCTTCCGCACCCGGGCATGCTGCAGAGGGCCTTCGTGCTTGTCCCCCTGAAGGAGATAGCACCGGACCTGAAGATCGGCGGTAAAAAGCTCGACCAGCTGCTGGCAAAGATCGATTACAAGATCGAAGGCAAGAAAATCTGGCAGAGCCAGCCCGAACAATAA